Proteins co-encoded in one Stomoxys calcitrans chromosome 5, idStoCalc2.1, whole genome shotgun sequence genomic window:
- the LOC131997868 gene encoding uncharacterized protein LOC131997868, producing MDEFRQTFISSNIDIICVSETWFHSDIADSIYELQGYKLFRSDRVTNAGGVCMYLRNELKCNLKLKSNNDNPMEYLFLELFCADNKKILVGTVYRPNRNVPFGYFTDAIEELTVFYSDVIISGDYNSNLLSESKFADAMNTFGLYSVNTTIPTHYSHTGNTLIDAIFVNCREKILLYDQLSAPSFSKHDLLFIKYDVNLKKNQTEYQIRDFRKLNYNLLNDLSNNIAWDAIYGYESVEDQVSFMQHHISLLYDYCVPLRIIKGIHKQQPWFTPEVKNLIQRRDTLYKRWKYYKTTILYNNFKEARRQVNEKIKVLKTEYYRQKFTTAVDSGSKWKVIRSIGIGKKNISTPDMNVEDLNQMFANHQNLTPNSSINNFVNISPSSVNNLSDSTFCFQCVNQSASYAAAMG from the coding sequence ATGGACGAATTCAGGCAGACGTTCATCTCatcaaatatcgatattataTGTGTATCCGAGACATGGTTCCACTCAGACATTGCAGACTCCATCTATGAGCTACAAGGCTACAAACTTTTTCGATCCGACAGAGTAACCAATGCCGGTGGTGTGTGCATGTATCTTCGAAATGAACTTAAATGtaatttaaaacttaaatctaaTAATGATAATCCAATGGAATATTTATTCCTGGAGTTGTTTTGTgctgataataaaaaaattcttgttgGAACAGTATACAGACCAAATCGCAACGTTCCATTTGGCTATTTTACCGATGCAATTGAAGAACTCACAGTATTCTATAGTGATGTAATTATTTCTGGAGATTATAATAGCAATCTACTTTCTGAAAGTAAATTTGCTGATGCCATGAATACTTTTGGACTATATTCCGTAAATACCACAATTCCTACACACTACTCTCACACTGGAAATACTCTGATTGATGCCATTTTCGTTAATTGTCGGGAAAAAATTCTTCTGTATGATCAACTTTCTGCACCCTCATTTTCCAAACACGACTTATTATTTATAAAGTACGATGTAAATCTAAAGAAAAATCAAACAGAATACCAGATTCGCGATTTTCGAAAACTTAACTACAACTTGTTGAACGATTTATCTAACAATATTGCATGGGATGCAATATATGGTTATGAATCTGTTGAGGACCAAGTTAGTTTTATGCAACATCACATTTCTTTGCTATATGACTATTGTGTACCCCTGCGAATAATAAAAGGTATACATAAACAACAGCCTTGGTTTACCCCCGAAGTCAAAAATTTGATTCAAAGAAGAGATACCCTATATAAACGTTGGAAATATTATAAAACCACAATTCTATATAACAATTTCAAAGAAGCAAGACGCCAGGTCAATGAGAAAATCAAAGTATTGAAAACGGAATACTATCGTCAGAAATTTACCACGGCAGTAGATAGTGGATCAAAATGGAAGGTTATTCGTAGTATTGGCATcggaaagaaaaatatttccacTCCGGACATGAATGTTGAGGATTTAAATCAAATGTTTGCTAACCACCAAAATCTGACACCAAACTCTTCAATCAATAATTTCGTAAATATATCACCATcttcggtcaataacctttcAGACTCTACCTTCTGCTTTCAATGTGTTAATCAAA